The proteins below come from a single bacterium genomic window:
- a CDS encoding histone deacetylase: MSTIPVVYSPQYLADLQGHVFPIEKYRLIVERLEAEGILGDVLEPQAATREELELVHTPEYLDDLLAARWTARTASSEMALTEGIAHAFLLGAGGSVAAARLALERGGPAMNVGGGLHHAFPGHAEGFCYVNDVALAVKAMLHEGRVERAAVIDCDLHQGNGTAVIFAGDADVFTFSIHEEHLYPVKQRSDLDVGLPSFAGDDVYLPPLRKYVPQILEKHRPEFVAYVAGADPYAGDQLGTLQLTLEGLIERDRVVLGGCRERGIPVAILLAGGYAARTEDTVAIHVNTYKVAAGLL, encoded by the coding sequence ATGAGCACCATCCCCGTCGTCTACTCCCCCCAATATCTCGCCGACCTCCAGGGGCACGTCTTCCCCATCGAGAAGTATCGCCTGATAGTCGAGCGGCTGGAGGCGGAGGGCATCCTGGGCGACGTCCTCGAGCCGCAGGCCGCCACCCGCGAGGAGCTCGAGCTCGTCCACACCCCCGAATACCTGGACGACCTCCTGGCGGCGCGGTGGACCGCCCGCACCGCCTCCTCCGAGATGGCGCTCACCGAGGGGATAGCGCACGCCTTCCTGCTGGGCGCGGGCGGCTCGGTCGCCGCGGCGCGGCTCGCGCTCGAGCGCGGCGGCCCGGCCATGAACGTCGGCGGCGGCCTGCACCACGCCTTCCCCGGCCACGCCGAGGGCTTCTGCTACGTAAACGACGTCGCGCTGGCGGTAAAGGCGATGCTGCACGAGGGGCGCGTCGAGCGGGCCGCGGTCATCGACTGCGACCTCCACCAGGGCAACGGCACCGCCGTCATCTTCGCCGGCGACGCCGACGTCTTCACCTTCTCCATCCACGAGGAGCACCTCTACCCGGTAAAGCAGCGCAGCGACCTCGACGTCGGCCTGCCCTCTTTCGCCGGCGACGACGTGTACCTGCCGCCGCTCCGCAAGTACGTACCGCAAATACTGGAGAAGCACCGTCCGGAGTTCGTGGCGTACGTGGCGGGCGCGGACCCCTACGCCGGCGACCAGCTCGGGACGCTGCAGCTCACGCTCGAGGGGTTAATCGAGCGCGACCGGGTAGTGCTGGGCGGCTGCCGCGAGCGCGGCATCCCGGTCGCGATACTCCTGGCCGGCGGCTACGCCGCCCGCACCGAGGACACCGTGGCTATTCACGTCAACACGTACAAGGTGGCCGCGGGCCTTCTGTAA
- a CDS encoding aminotransferase class V-fold PLP-dependent enzyme, with amino-acid sequence MPEIYMDNAATSWPKPPAVLEAMASYQENIGASAGRGGYRRAVEASRLIFDAREAVARLFGVADSRRIIFTLNCTEGLNIALWGWLDEGDHVVTTSMEHNSVARPLNHLKRERGVEVTYVRCSAEGLLDADDVARAITPRTRLVAVVHASNVCGAVNDVAAVGAVCRERGVPFLVDAAQSAGAVPMDVEEMNVDFLAFPGHKGLMGPLGTGALYVGPNVKPRPLYQGGTGTHSELTFQPDHLPDLYEAGSHNAVGLAGLKAACEFVAEVTPAAIGARKAKLAERFAAAVDEMPAVTYYGPRDFARQAGVCSVRVEGMDPALVGHALDVEYGVMVRTGLHCSPLAHTTLGTLDAGTVRFSFGYFNDEEQVDFAARALAEIARGGGS; translated from the coding sequence ATGCCCGAAATCTACATGGACAACGCCGCGACGTCTTGGCCCAAGCCGCCGGCGGTCCTGGAGGCTATGGCGTCCTACCAGGAGAATATCGGCGCGAGCGCCGGCCGGGGCGGTTACCGCCGCGCGGTGGAGGCGTCCCGTTTGATCTTCGATGCCCGGGAGGCCGTGGCCCGTCTGTTCGGCGTCGCCGACTCGCGGCGCATAATATTCACGTTGAATTGCACCGAGGGGTTGAACATAGCGCTGTGGGGTTGGCTGGACGAGGGCGACCACGTCGTGACGACGTCGATGGAGCACAACTCCGTGGCGCGGCCGTTGAACCACCTCAAACGGGAGCGCGGCGTAGAGGTGACGTACGTACGGTGTTCGGCCGAGGGGTTGTTGGACGCCGACGACGTCGCCCGGGCGATAACGCCGCGCACGCGGCTGGTCGCGGTGGTCCACGCGTCGAACGTGTGCGGCGCGGTGAACGACGTCGCCGCGGTGGGCGCCGTCTGCCGGGAGCGGGGCGTACCTTTCCTGGTGGACGCGGCCCAGAGCGCGGGCGCCGTACCCATGGACGTGGAGGAGATGAACGTCGACTTCCTGGCTTTTCCGGGGCACAAGGGCCTTATGGGGCCCCTCGGTACGGGCGCGTTGTACGTCGGCCCGAACGTGAAGCCGCGGCCCCTCTACCAGGGCGGTACGGGCACCCATTCCGAGCTCACGTTCCAACCGGACCACCTACCGGATCTTTACGAAGCGGGGTCGCACAACGCCGTCGGCCTTGCGGGGTTGAAGGCCGCGTGCGAGTTCGTGGCCGAGGTTACGCCGGCGGCCATAGGCGCCCGCAAGGCGAAGCTGGCGGAGCGTTTCGCGGCCGCGGTGGACGAGATGCCGGCGGTCACGTACTACGGCCCGCGGGACTTCGCGCGGCAGGCCGGCGTGTGCTCGGTGCGGGTGGAGGGGATGGACCCCGCCCTCGTCGGCCACGCGCTCGACGTGGAATACGGCGTTATGGTGCGTACCGGCCTCCACTGTTCGCCCCTGGCCCATACGACGTTGGGTACGTTAGACGCCGGGACGGTGCGTTTTTCTTTCGGATATTTTAACGATGAGGAGCAAGTAGACTTCGCCGCGCGGGCGCTGGCAGAGATAGCCCGCGGTGGGGGTAGCTGA
- a CDS encoding coenzyme F420-0:L-glutamate ligase yields the protein MADVAKIPVRTHVVGYGDNIVELVDKYTAAVRKAGDTILVTSKIVSLCQGRTVPFDDLRVGFWARVLWRFVSKPVYGFGAVGIPEKMQAAIDLVGLPQVMWAAFLSAVTKLLGKRGVFYEVTGHGVAEIDGTRKQSFEPLIRLIVYGPAEGDATAEAIKTRTGCETALIDAGDYGDCDCLGRSAGVEAGWVEGNCTDNPLGQQLEQTPVGLLRVKG from the coding sequence ATGGCCGACGTCGCAAAAATCCCCGTCCGCACGCACGTCGTCGGGTACGGCGACAACATAGTAGAACTCGTCGACAAATACACGGCGGCGGTCCGCAAGGCCGGCGATACCATACTCGTTACGTCGAAAATCGTATCGCTGTGCCAGGGCCGGACGGTCCCGTTCGACGACCTGCGGGTGGGCTTCTGGGCCCGGGTCCTGTGGCGCTTCGTGTCGAAGCCGGTGTACGGCTTCGGCGCCGTGGGTATTCCGGAGAAGATGCAGGCCGCGATAGACCTGGTGGGCCTGCCGCAGGTGATGTGGGCCGCGTTCCTGTCGGCGGTAACGAAGCTGCTCGGAAAGCGGGGCGTCTTCTACGAGGTCACGGGCCACGGCGTCGCCGAAATAGACGGCACCCGCAAACAGAGCTTCGAACCGCTCATCAGGCTCATCGTTTACGGCCCGGCGGAGGGCGACGCAACGGCGGAAGCGATAAAAACGCGAACCGGCTGCGAGACGGCCTTAATAGACGCGGGCGACTACGGCGACTGCGATTGCCTGGGCCGTTCCGCGGGCGTGGAGGCCGGTTGGGTGGAGGGGAACTGCACCGACAACCCGCTGGGCCAACAGCTCGAGCAAACGCCGGTGGGCCTGCTGCGCGTTAAAGGGTAA
- a CDS encoding YbjN domain-containing protein, which translates to MPAKAEEYIRLIENVIRRVSDLEPAECYDDEQHFWRFNKGSVEIYVSLLEIGGEYYVNVAAPIMAVPESRREEFFERLLKENAQRIAVKFSVRDAVVWLEVNREMRGLGFDEARRALVRVAEVADELDEVLVNEYGNRWEA; encoded by the coding sequence ATGCCGGCTAAAGCCGAGGAATACATCCGCCTTATCGAGAACGTAATCCGAAGGGTTTCGGACCTCGAGCCCGCCGAGTGCTACGACGACGAACAGCATTTCTGGCGCTTCAACAAAGGCTCGGTCGAAATCTACGTATCGCTGTTGGAGATAGGCGGCGAATACTACGTCAACGTCGCGGCGCCCATTATGGCCGTGCCCGAATCGCGGCGGGAAGAATTCTTCGAGCGCCTTCTCAAAGAGAACGCACAACGCATCGCGGTGAAATTTTCGGTTCGCGACGCCGTCGTCTGGCTCGAGGTCAACCGCGAGATGAGGGGCCTGGGTTTCGACGAAGCTCGGAGGGCGTTGGTACGCGTGGCGGAAGTGGCGGACGAGCTGGACGAAGTTTTGGTAAACGAATACGGCAACAGGTGGGAGGCCTAA
- a CDS encoding nitroreductase family protein, which yields MDTYEAILTRRSIRRFEDRPVTREQLEKLLEAARWAPTAGNLQPWVFVVVTAADARAALAAAAFGQRFVAEAPAVIGVAAAPPEDSPYGLRGRELYCLQDTAAAVQNVLLAAHAMGLGACWVGAFDDGAVARALELRKGERPVALVPVGVPAQGGRSSRRPLSAVARWME from the coding sequence TTGGACACGTACGAGGCCATACTAACGCGGCGGTCCATCAGGCGCTTCGAGGACCGGCCGGTAACCCGCGAGCAACTCGAGAAGCTGTTGGAGGCCGCGCGGTGGGCCCCCACAGCCGGCAACCTGCAGCCGTGGGTGTTCGTCGTCGTGACGGCGGCGGACGCCAGAGCCGCCCTGGCCGCGGCGGCGTTCGGTCAGCGGTTCGTGGCGGAGGCGCCCGCGGTCATCGGCGTGGCCGCGGCCCCGCCCGAGGATTCGCCCTACGGCCTGCGGGGCCGGGAGCTCTACTGCCTCCAGGACACCGCGGCCGCGGTCCAGAACGTGTTGCTCGCCGCCCACGCTATGGGCCTGGGGGCGTGTTGGGTCGGCGCCTTCGACGACGGCGCGGTGGCGCGGGCGTTGGAACTGCGAAAAGGCGAACGGCCGGTGGCGCTCGTACCGGTGGGCGTACCCGCGCAGGGGGGACGCTCCAGCCGGCGGCCGCTGTCGGCGGTCGCGAGGTGGATGGAGTAA
- a CDS encoding Mut7-C RNAse domain-containing protein, translated as MDEDGGAGRTFLADAALGRLARYLRMLGYDVAYLRDRDGAATLRETLKTGRTLLTRRRDLAARDDIEVFHVEDDDVLVQLAAAAQRFDLTFTADAMARCIECNEPLRSVSKDDVLEELPPHVRKTQEMFARCPSCGRIYWPGTHYARAVARLLSALRRSR; from the coding sequence ATGGACGAGGACGGGGGCGCCGGACGTACGTTTTTGGCCGACGCGGCCTTGGGGCGGCTGGCGCGCTACTTACGGATGCTGGGCTACGACGTCGCGTACCTCCGAGACCGGGACGGCGCCGCGACGTTGCGCGAGACGCTCAAAACGGGCAGGACGTTACTCACGCGCCGCCGCGACCTGGCGGCTCGAGACGACATAGAAGTATTTCACGTCGAAGACGACGACGTGTTGGTGCAGCTCGCCGCCGCGGCCCAGCGCTTCGATTTGACGTTCACCGCCGACGCCATGGCGCGCTGCATCGAGTGCAACGAACCGTTGCGTTCGGTCTCGAAGGACGACGTGCTGGAAGAGTTGCCGCCGCACGTGCGAAAGACCCAGGAGATGTTCGCGCGCTGCCCGAGTTGCGGCCGGATATACTGGCCCGGCACCCACTACGCCCGGGCGGTGGCCCGGCTCCTGAGCGCGCTCAGGCGGAGTCGCTGA
- a CDS encoding O-antigen ligase family protein — MARDRTTKILILLVAVVATLALAWVYVNLGLKFLAPGLLTLGVLALMLFFRDVKTPFFYLLVISLPIFIARYLAPIPDIEHPGILNVPVLYSYEVPLYLFIFFWSIEFAAGRGAGLTVPRTALALGLLFIPALLSMFFALDYTYGAFELVRMFEMFLFFLVVVNYLKTDRQLKIVIVILGVDVAFQSITAILQFLNPWVMYEILAKFGVYMGISHATPYDPTSPIRACGTTGYCNFLAGFFELTLPLFASLFFFYPMSKAKSRVIIVLLAVSLIALLTTFSRGGLFAMAVAAVALLVLGVRRFPQLGRHALRVSVAVGVQLAIIFALLSEKLFMRVRFFTETMEDEVRIALMRNAFEMIKHNPAVGVGLNNYPEAFFAYEVTGVEFEMLFPVHNTWLLIASEQGLIGLAAFLVFMLYIFFDARRSIRETSPLRAATAVGLSAGLIAWLTHNLVAPLYQSSLVNRITFVFVVAVLAIIPRLRGKEESTPL, encoded by the coding sequence ATGGCCCGCGACCGTACGACAAAAATTCTCATACTACTCGTCGCGGTAGTGGCGACGTTGGCGCTCGCCTGGGTTTACGTAAACCTGGGCTTAAAATTCCTCGCGCCGGGTTTGCTCACCCTGGGCGTTCTGGCGTTGATGCTCTTCTTCCGCGACGTGAAGACGCCTTTCTTCTACCTGCTCGTAATCTCCTTGCCCATCTTTATCGCGCGCTACCTCGCCCCCATACCGGACATCGAGCACCCCGGCATCCTGAACGTACCGGTCCTCTACTCGTACGAGGTCCCGCTATACCTCTTCATTTTCTTTTGGTCCATAGAATTCGCCGCCGGTCGCGGCGCGGGGCTCACGGTCCCGCGCACCGCGTTGGCGTTGGGATTACTCTTCATACCGGCCCTCCTGTCGATGTTCTTCGCACTCGACTACACCTACGGCGCGTTCGAGCTCGTCCGGATGTTCGAGATGTTCCTGTTCTTCCTGGTAGTAGTGAACTATCTCAAAACGGACCGCCAACTCAAAATCGTCATCGTCATATTGGGGGTCGACGTCGCCTTCCAGTCGATCACCGCCATATTGCAATTCCTCAACCCGTGGGTAATGTACGAAATTCTGGCGAAGTTCGGCGTTTATATGGGCATCTCGCACGCCACGCCCTACGACCCGACCAGCCCCATTCGCGCCTGCGGGACGACGGGGTACTGCAACTTCCTGGCCGGCTTCTTCGAGTTGACCTTGCCGCTGTTCGCCTCGCTGTTCTTCTTCTACCCGATGTCCAAAGCGAAGAGCAGGGTGATCATAGTACTGCTCGCTGTCTCGCTCATCGCGCTGCTGACTACTTTCTCGCGCGGCGGCCTCTTCGCGATGGCCGTGGCCGCGGTCGCGTTGTTGGTTCTGGGCGTACGGCGCTTCCCCCAGCTGGGACGGCACGCGCTGAGAGTATCGGTGGCCGTCGGCGTTCAGCTCGCCATAATATTCGCGCTGTTGTCGGAGAAGCTCTTCATGCGCGTCCGGTTCTTCACGGAGACGATGGAGGACGAAGTCCGCATAGCCCTCATGCGGAACGCGTTCGAGATGATCAAACACAACCCCGCCGTGGGCGTGGGGTTGAACAACTACCCGGAGGCCTTCTTCGCGTACGAGGTTACGGGCGTCGAATTCGAGATGCTGTTCCCGGTCCACAATACCTGGCTCCTCATAGCTTCCGAGCAGGGGCTGATAGGGTTGGCGGCGTTCTTGGTATTCATGCTCTACATATTCTTCGACGCGCGCCGCTCCATACGCGAAACGTCGCCCCTCCGCGCCGCCACCGCCGTAGGCCTGAGCGCGGGATTGATCGCCTGGCTCACCCATAACCTCGTCGCGCCGTTGTACCAATCCTCGCTCGTCAACCGCATCACGTTTGTTTTCGTAGTAGCGGTGCTGGCCATCATCCCCCGCCTTCGCGGCAAAGAGGAGAGTACCCCCCTATAA
- a CDS encoding flippase codes for MTPQRRLSRNYISLALARFTAKVISFAAAVIIARHLGAGDFGVFTFSFAAITLVIVIFQAGMTPLVVREVARNRGAAPKYLTVSLGVRITGAAAVVAGAAAVYAVTGSQAALAAAVAAVALGCSSVLASFTDVFQGFERMEFVAVVLVFNNLATLGFVILAVSLGAGVLPLIALYAAANLLSILFGAALCFAKFARPTARVRWADFRGFIAEAVPFSLSALVASLYWRSDAVLLKVLAGDRAVGIYGASARIVEGLVLVAGSFREAIYPMLSRLWPSSPDPFRDASRTAFKFLVALAIPIGVGTSIVAYKLFPFIYGSDYAEGWIVLAVLIWALVAIFIRELSAATLFAFNLQKLVLASNALGAATAVGINLILIPYVSYLGPAVAGVTAAFATTSLNLIIIGTKMRGLYPWRLALRPAAAAVLMAGALALGWRWPVLLNVCWGAAVYGAALLITRYYRLSQLGELRRRR; via the coding sequence ATGACCCCCCAGAGACGTCTCTCCCGCAACTACATATCGCTGGCGCTGGCGCGCTTTACGGCCAAGGTTATCTCTTTCGCAGCCGCGGTCATCATCGCGAGGCATCTGGGCGCCGGCGACTTCGGCGTCTTCACCTTCTCCTTCGCCGCCATCACGCTCGTCATCGTAATATTCCAGGCCGGGATGACGCCGCTGGTGGTGCGGGAGGTCGCGCGCAACCGCGGCGCGGCGCCGAAATACCTCACGGTGTCGCTCGGCGTCCGGATTACCGGCGCCGCCGCCGTCGTCGCCGGCGCCGCCGCGGTGTATGCGGTAACGGGCAGCCAGGCCGCGTTGGCCGCGGCGGTCGCCGCGGTCGCGCTAGGCTGCTCCAGCGTGCTGGCGTCGTTCACCGACGTCTTCCAGGGCTTCGAGCGGATGGAGTTCGTGGCCGTGGTGCTCGTTTTCAACAACCTGGCCACGCTCGGTTTCGTAATATTGGCGGTCAGCCTGGGCGCGGGGGTCTTGCCGTTAATAGCGCTGTACGCCGCGGCCAACCTGCTCTCCATCCTCTTCGGCGCCGCGCTGTGCTTCGCCAAATTCGCGCGCCCTACGGCCCGGGTGCGGTGGGCGGACTTCCGCGGCTTCATCGCCGAGGCGGTTCCGTTCTCGCTCTCGGCCCTGGTGGCGAGCCTGTACTGGCGCAGCGACGCCGTCCTGCTCAAAGTGCTGGCCGGCGACCGGGCGGTAGGAATCTACGGCGCCTCGGCCCGCATCGTGGAAGGGCTGGTGCTGGTCGCGGGTTCCTTCCGGGAAGCGATCTACCCCATGCTTTCCCGGCTGTGGCCGTCGTCGCCGGACCCCTTCCGCGACGCGTCGCGAACCGCTTTCAAATTCCTGGTGGCCCTCGCCATCCCGATAGGGGTGGGTACGTCCATCGTGGCCTATAAGCTATTCCCCTTCATCTACGGCTCGGACTACGCCGAGGGGTGGATCGTGCTCGCGGTGCTGATATGGGCGCTGGTAGCCATCTTCATCCGCGAGCTCTCGGCGGCGACGCTGTTCGCCTTCAACCTTCAGAAGCTCGTGCTGGCCTCCAACGCCCTGGGCGCGGCCACGGCCGTCGGCATTAACCTCATCCTCATACCGTACGTATCCTATCTCGGGCCGGCGGTGGCCGGGGTCACGGCCGCGTTCGCGACGACCTCCCTCAACCTCATAATAATCGGGACCAAAATGCGCGGCCTTTACCCCTGGCGGCTGGCGCTGAGGCCCGCGGCCGCCGCCGTGCTTATGGCGGGGGCGCTCGCGTTGGGGTGGCGGTGGCCGGTTCTCCTTAATGTGTGCTGGGGTGCCGCGGTCTACGGCGCCGCGCTGCTGATTACGCGCTATTACCGGCTGAGCCAACTCGGCGAGCTCCGGCGGCGACGCTAA
- a CDS encoding bifunctional nuclease family protein gives MSVELLEMRVAVVTHDPNTNRPVLILKNEEAGKILPIWIGPYEAYAIMSAIEGVEPTRPMTHDLVKALLDAVDAQVERVVVNDLSDNTFYARIIVETRGGTMEIDARPSDAIAIALRTASPIYVSKAVIEVSGADANVDQETRDELERMLKNLTPEDFDFDKPS, from the coding sequence ATGTCGGTCGAACTTCTAGAGATGCGCGTGGCCGTGGTTACTCACGACCCCAACACGAACCGGCCGGTCCTCATTTTAAAGAACGAAGAGGCCGGTAAGATACTGCCTATCTGGATCGGCCCGTACGAGGCGTACGCGATTATGAGCGCCATCGAGGGCGTAGAGCCGACGCGGCCGATGACCCACGACCTCGTAAAAGCTCTGCTGGACGCGGTCGACGCGCAAGTTGAACGCGTCGTCGTAAACGACCTCTCCGACAATACTTTCTACGCCAGGATAATCGTCGAGACCCGCGGGGGTACGATGGAGATTGACGCGCGCCCTTCGGACGCGATAGCGATAGCGCTCCGTACGGCGTCTCCAATATACGTATCCAAAGCCGTAATAGAAGTCAGCGGGGCCGACGCCAACGTCGACCAGGAAACCCGCGACGAGTTGGAAAGGATGCTCAAGAACCTTACCCCCGAAGACTTCGATTTCGACAAACCTTCGTAG